One Kineosporia corallincola DNA window includes the following coding sequences:
- a CDS encoding SWIM zinc finger family protein — protein sequence MADFSRYGRPLPVENGLSARSTRGGIGEQWWSRRFIGVLESFVLGTRLTRGRAYARKGQVISIEVEAGTVSAEVQGSRVTPYRVRIGLKKFSELVWAKVEVALAEQALFSAQLLAGEFPRELEPVLAGIGAPLFPGRLADLDLRCTCPDQAVPCKHIAAVFYLLAERFDDDPFLLLRWRGRAREALLDRLRALRGDADLPGPSMTDDEEPADPPAPGRLSAALALREAVAEPVVSVRKRAKPGPPGGDAVAFWTAGPLLPLPSHAELPPDLLLRQLPTPGPALGGAGLIGDLRELYGELAEGD from the coding sequence ATGGCCGACTTCAGCCGGTACGGCCGTCCGCTCCCGGTGGAGAACGGGCTGAGCGCCCGCAGCACCCGGGGCGGGATCGGTGAGCAGTGGTGGTCACGCCGGTTCATCGGCGTGCTCGAATCATTCGTCCTGGGAACGCGTCTCACCCGTGGCCGGGCCTATGCGCGCAAGGGGCAGGTGATCTCGATCGAGGTCGAGGCCGGCACGGTGTCGGCCGAGGTTCAGGGCTCGCGGGTCACGCCGTACCGGGTGCGGATAGGGCTGAAGAAGTTCAGCGAGCTGGTCTGGGCCAAGGTGGAGGTGGCGCTGGCCGAGCAGGCGCTGTTCAGCGCCCAGCTGCTGGCGGGGGAGTTCCCGCGCGAGCTGGAGCCGGTGCTGGCGGGGATCGGGGCGCCGCTGTTCCCGGGACGCCTGGCCGACCTCGACCTGCGGTGCACCTGCCCGGACCAGGCCGTGCCGTGCAAGCACATCGCGGCCGTCTTCTATTTGCTGGCAGAGCGTTTCGATGACGATCCGTTCCTGTTGCTGCGCTGGCGCGGGCGAGCCCGGGAGGCCCTGCTCGACCGGCTGCGGGCGCTGCGCGGTGACGCCGATCTGCCTGGTCCGTCAATGACGGACGACGAGGAGCCCGCAGACCCGCCCGCCCCCGGCCGGCTGAGTGCGGCGCTCGCTCTGCGCGAAGCCGTTGCCGAGCCGGTGGTTTCCGTTCGCAAACGGGCGAAACCCGGCCCTCCGGGCGGTGATGCGGTGGCATTCTGGACCGCGGGCCCCTTGCTGCCGCTGCCCAGCCACGCCGAGCTCCCGCCCGATCTGCTGCTGCGGCAGTTGCCCACGCCGGGCCCGGCGCTGGGTGGCGCCGGGCTGATCGGCGATCTGCGGGAGCTGTATGGTGAACTGGCCGAGGGGGATTGA
- a CDS encoding MGH1-like glycoside hydrolase domain-containing protein — protein sequence MPTRSTVPPHPERPDLQPGLIEAMTAYWSHETLPDDSSSPQESEEKRWGDGGVSWGLPAEPTAEHARLAESPGPGSPWRQWGPYLAGRQWGTVREDYSADGDAWSAFPFEHSHARAYRWGEDGLGGICDRFGFLNFGVALWNRKDPILKERLYGLTNGQGNHGEDAKEYWWAIDGTPTHSWMQWLYRYPQAEFPYQKLREENARRGRDEREYELGDTGVLDGNRFFDVMVTYAKASPEDICIQLRATNHGPEAAPLELIPQIWLRNTWAWGRDPRRGHMSQLLPPTLAVGGMEAVEATHGMLGTYYLAAEGSPVVLFCDNETNAVSLYGAERNNSQYPKDGVNQRIVHGDAQSINPFDEGTKAAIWYSFDAVGPGQSVTVKLRLSRQMPASNTFQSGFEAVMRSRRREADDFYGRVIHPGLCDSDRHLARRAYAGLLWGKQLYRYDVEQWLVGDPGSPAPDSRRARGGRNTTWPQVSLADVISMPDEWEYPWFAAWDTAFHAIPLAHVDPDFAKEQLVLMCREWAMHPNGQLPAYEWEFGDVNPPVHAWATWHVYRIDGYRDREFLIRVFTKLLLNFSWWVNRKDSTGSNIFEGGFLGMDNIGLFDRSAPLPPGFRLEQSDATSWMAFYCQQMFKIALELSRYDKAWDDTATKFLEHFLAIARSMTSFGSHDISLWHEEDGFFYDVLVGPDGTAQPMRVPSMVGLLPILGATEVPSWINEECPDVTARLRWLQRRRPELVGPLLFAKGPGERKMLLSLLDPERLRRILERMFDTEQFLSPYGIRSMSQAVRSGVSTVIDGRSTSIEYEPGESRTGLFGGNSNWRGPVWFPVNVLLADKLRTYGRHFGDTFTIEIPTGSGNHRTLIEAADMIDRGLIALFQPVNGRRPADGDRIEASDDPLWAEHPTFSEFFDGDTGEGLGATHQTGWTALVAHLLNPRLPPDPRQRGWA from the coding sequence GTGCCGACCAGGTCCACCGTCCCGCCCCACCCCGAGCGGCCCGACCTCCAGCCCGGCCTGATCGAAGCCATGACGGCGTACTGGTCGCACGAGACGCTGCCGGACGACTCGTCGTCCCCACAGGAGAGCGAGGAAAAGCGCTGGGGTGACGGCGGAGTCAGCTGGGGTCTGCCCGCCGAGCCGACGGCCGAGCACGCCCGGCTGGCGGAGTCGCCCGGCCCGGGCAGCCCGTGGCGGCAGTGGGGGCCGTATCTGGCCGGGCGCCAGTGGGGCACGGTGCGCGAGGACTACAGCGCCGACGGCGACGCCTGGTCGGCCTTCCCGTTCGAGCACTCTCACGCCCGAGCATACCGCTGGGGAGAGGACGGACTGGGCGGAATCTGCGACCGCTTCGGCTTTCTCAACTTCGGGGTCGCGCTGTGGAACCGGAAGGACCCGATCCTCAAGGAGCGTCTCTACGGCCTGACGAACGGCCAGGGCAACCACGGTGAGGACGCCAAGGAGTACTGGTGGGCCATCGACGGCACGCCCACCCACAGCTGGATGCAGTGGCTCTACCGGTATCCGCAGGCCGAATTCCCTTATCAGAAGCTGAGGGAGGAGAACGCGCGCCGGGGCCGCGACGAGCGTGAGTACGAGCTGGGTGACACCGGGGTGCTCGACGGGAACCGCTTCTTCGACGTCATGGTGACCTATGCCAAGGCCTCGCCCGAAGACATCTGCATCCAGCTGCGGGCCACCAACCACGGTCCGGAAGCCGCTCCGCTGGAACTGATTCCGCAGATCTGGCTGCGCAACACCTGGGCCTGGGGCCGGGATCCGCGGCGCGGCCACATGAGTCAGCTGCTGCCCCCGACCCTCGCGGTGGGCGGGATGGAGGCGGTGGAGGCCACGCACGGCATGCTCGGCACCTACTACCTCGCCGCCGAAGGGTCGCCGGTGGTGCTGTTCTGCGACAACGAGACCAACGCGGTGTCGTTGTACGGGGCTGAGCGCAACAACTCCCAGTACCCGAAAGACGGTGTCAACCAGCGCATCGTGCACGGTGACGCGCAGAGCATCAACCCGTTCGACGAGGGCACCAAGGCCGCCATCTGGTACTCGTTCGATGCGGTGGGGCCCGGCCAGTCGGTCACCGTCAAGCTGAGGCTCAGCCGCCAGATGCCCGCGAGCAACACCTTCCAGTCGGGTTTCGAGGCGGTGATGCGTTCGCGGCGCCGTGAGGCGGACGACTTCTACGGCCGCGTCATCCATCCCGGCCTGTGCGATTCCGACCGGCACCTGGCCCGCCGGGCCTACGCCGGCCTGCTCTGGGGCAAGCAGCTCTACCGTTACGACGTGGAGCAGTGGCTGGTGGGCGATCCGGGAAGCCCGGCACCGGATTCCCGCCGGGCCCGGGGCGGGCGCAACACCACCTGGCCACAGGTCTCGCTGGCCGACGTGATCTCGATGCCGGACGAGTGGGAGTATCCCTGGTTCGCCGCCTGGGACACCGCTTTTCACGCGATACCCCTGGCCCATGTGGATCCGGACTTCGCCAAGGAACAGCTCGTGCTGATGTGCCGGGAATGGGCGATGCACCCCAACGGCCAGCTGCCGGCCTACGAGTGGGAGTTCGGTGACGTCAACCCGCCGGTGCACGCCTGGGCCACCTGGCACGTGTACCGCATCGACGGCTACCGTGATCGCGAGTTCCTGATCCGGGTGTTCACCAAGCTGCTGCTGAATTTCTCCTGGTGGGTGAACCGCAAGGACTCGACCGGCTCGAACATCTTCGAGGGCGGCTTCCTCGGCATGGACAACATCGGCCTGTTCGACCGGTCCGCCCCGCTGCCACCGGGTTTCCGGCTGGAGCAGTCCGACGCCACCAGCTGGATGGCGTTCTACTGCCAGCAGATGTTCAAGATCGCCCTGGAACTGAGCCGTTACGACAAGGCATGGGACGACACGGCCACCAAGTTCCTCGAGCACTTCCTCGCGATCGCCCGCAGCATGACCAGTTTCGGGTCGCACGACATCTCGCTCTGGCACGAGGAGGACGGCTTCTTCTACGACGTGCTGGTCGGGCCGGACGGTACGGCCCAGCCGATGCGGGTGCCCTCGATGGTCGGGCTGCTGCCGATCCTCGGCGCCACCGAGGTACCGAGCTGGATCAACGAGGAGTGCCCCGACGTCACCGCCCGCCTGCGATGGCTCCAGCGCAGGCGGCCGGAACTGGTCGGCCCGCTGCTGTTCGCCAAGGGCCCGGGCGAGCGGAAGATGCTGCTGTCCCTGCTCGATCCCGAACGCCTGCGCCGCATCCTGGAGCGGATGTTCGACACCGAGCAGTTCCTGTCCCCGTACGGGATCCGCTCGATGTCGCAGGCCGTCCGCTCCGGTGTGAGCACGGTCATCGACGGCCGCAGCACCTCGATCGAGTACGAGCCGGGGGAGTCACGCACCGGCCTGTTCGGCGGCAACTCGAACTGGCGCGGTCCGGTCTGGTTCCCGGTGAACGTGCTGCTGGCCGACAAACTGCGCACCTACGGCCGGCACTTCGGCGACACCTTCACCATCGAGATCCCCACCGGATCGGGCAATCACCGCACCCTGATCGAGGCGGCCGACATGATCGACCGCGGCCTCATCGCCCTGTTTCAGCCGGTGAACGGCAGGCGCCCGGCCGACGGCGACCGGATCGAGGCGTCCGACGACCCGCTGTGGGCCGAGCACCCCACGTTCAGCGAGTTCTTCGACGGTGACACCGGCGAAGGGCTCGGCGCCACCCACCAGACCGGATGGACGGCGCTGGTGGCGCACCTGCTCAACCCCCGGCTCCCACCCGACCCCCGGCAGCGTGGGTGGGCGTAG
- a CDS encoding precorrin-8X methylmutase, translating into MTESTGWPGPYEADGAQIYRESFATIRSEAAADLAGMPEDVARVLVRMIHSSGMTDLARDFAYSPNAVKAARQALLDGAPVFCDAQMVASGITRARLPHDNEIVCTLNAPGVPDLARSLSTTRSAAAIDHWLDRLEGGVVAIGNAPTALFRLLELIRDGAPRPAAILGIPVGFIGAAESKVALSENPLGLDYVVVHGRRGGSAMAVGAVNAIASEKE; encoded by the coding sequence GTGACGGAAAGCACCGGCTGGCCGGGCCCGTACGAGGCCGACGGCGCGCAGATCTACCGGGAGTCGTTCGCGACGATCCGGTCCGAGGCGGCCGCCGATCTCGCCGGGATGCCCGAGGACGTGGCCCGGGTGCTGGTCCGGATGATCCATTCGTCCGGGATGACCGATCTGGCGCGCGACTTCGCATACAGCCCGAACGCGGTGAAGGCCGCGCGGCAGGCCCTGCTCGACGGTGCGCCGGTGTTCTGTGACGCCCAGATGGTGGCCAGCGGCATCACCCGCGCCCGGCTGCCGCACGACAACGAGATCGTCTGCACCCTGAACGCCCCCGGTGTGCCCGACCTGGCGCGGAGCCTGAGCACCACGAGAAGCGCTGCCGCGATCGACCATTGGCTGGACCGGCTGGAGGGTGGCGTGGTCGCGATCGGCAACGCGCCGACCGCCCTGTTCCGGCTGCTGGAGCTGATCCGCGACGGGGCGCCGCGCCCGGCCGCGATCCTCGGCATCCCGGTGGGTTTCATCGGTGCCGCCGAGTCCAAGGTAGCGTTGAGCGAGAACCCGCTCGGTCTGGACTATGTCGTGGTGCACGGCCGGCGTGGGGGCAGTGCCATGGCCGTCGGGGCCGTCAACGCGATCGCGAGTGAGAAGGAATGA